The Nomia melanderi isolate GNS246 chromosome 4, iyNomMela1, whole genome shotgun sequence genome segment ACATACAAGGACAAACAAGAGTACCAGAAGTTTGAAATAGATAGACAGAAAACTACTTTCAGTTTGAACCAAAATCCTTTGTTTAGACCTGCTACAACAGAATTCCGGGTTCCATCGGTGATTAACGAGGACTGAGGATggtatataaaaacaatttcgCGAATACGTGGAATCGAGATCTAGGTGAACTTTATATGCTCCCAGTAGATTCGTTGTGAGTAGAATGAGCGGTGTCCTGGATGAATACCATATCATCCCAAAAATGATTTCCAGGTGAAAACGAGATCATCTGTAATTAGGATAAAGGTATTCATTGTTTTGCTATAGAGAGAATTAATTTaagtatttcttaaaaattgtattacattcTCTGATAAGGATTCAAGTACCCATTTGAACCCAAGAGACtctctataaataatatttgtaaatggtTTATTATTTAGCCAGTTTGCTTCTAAAGAAGATCCATCGGGGAACATGTAAATTCCTGGGCCATTCATTGTTCCCTTCGAATCAATATTACCCCGAAACTCAGCGTTGTTATTGTAACTAGaatcattaaaattgaattaatttattcacgTATATCCACAAGCTAAAATTAAGTCATATTTACCGAATATGTATTTTATCTTCAGCATACGCATCGTCATCCCATTTACCATTGTATTCATCAAGATCATCTGTGGTGTATACTCCGTTACCTGTACAgcgtatacatataaataacaatatccattgaaaatattttttaaaatagcaACCTTGTTTTACTATCATAAATTGTccatattgaactttgtattctCCCTCGTACGTGTCATTATTCTGAAATGTAAATTTCCctttatcgaatattattttatccctTTCACCTGTGTCTCctgttttcaacaattttttagcGTGTTTTTTCACCATTTTAAAAATCCTCGATTTTCTATGCTCTCATTCGATTATGGTCGaccatatttcttttaaaaatcgatTCTAAAGGCTTTCGAATTTTTTTAAGCCTAAATCACATGAaagattaatattgtaaaattattatttcaaaagagGGAGTGTCGGTAACAGTTCCAAGTTGCTCCGATTATCGCTGTACCGTTAACGCTAGATCGCGCGTGGATCTAGCCACTTTTCCGTCAGCAAATTGCAGTGTCCGTTCTATTTTATCAATGACACTGTCGGTTATAAAACAGTCTAACCCCAACAGATATTTTCGGCTGAATTTTTGTTGTAAtagaaaaacatttatatagACTATTGATCGTCGATGTTTTACATGTACAATTTAATCCCCGCCAAAGATGAATCCCCCTCTTTTGAAAAATCACCTTTAAACCCGAAGCCACGTGACCTTGCAGACGACCTCTAATTCGGTGTTCGTATCGTCCGTTCCTAGTCGTGTTTCGTGATAACCCTTAATATATCTTTGACACACTCGTACGTCGTCGCACGAGTTGTTAAACTAAATCATCTTTATTCTCTCGTCGAATTTCCGTCGACTTGCTACTAAAAGTAGTCAAGACTCTTCAAAGTATCCGAGATTATGATACGAACCACAAGCGGTCTACGTAATGAATTGGCACGCGCTATACTTCGAAGTACCATACGAACGAACATCGTAAGATCTGTGGTCATACGATGTCTTCACAGAAAACATCTACAAAGGTATTTGTTCTAGAGTCACAGgcatatttaatcatttctgtaAACATTTTACCCCACTTCAAGTCAAACTTTAATCACTGTTTGTTTTTAAGGTTATCTTTTCCATTACACCTGTTCTCCATCAATTTGTTCCACTTAGGAGTCAGCGAATCATCTTCTGAATACTGTTTCCCGCTTTCTACTCGATAACTGACAGTGATTTGACACTccctgtattaaaactatttcttttcattAGAAGTATATGTTACTTGTGGTTACTCAAGGCCACCTTTTTGCATATATGCAAGCAATGTTCTCTTAGTTTGATCCATGTGTTAGTAGCTCAAATGCATTGAAAATTCTTCAATCAGTTTGTTTTAATATCTCTTCTAGTGTTTAATATACAATACTTTTTCTCATAGACTtctaatatttgattatttcatgTTTCGTAAGTCATTTTATATGAACCTCTATTCCGCCAAGACTTCCATATTACTGTTCTTcttattacattaaatataatttcagaaagttatcaataatgtttttttagttgttaataatatttatagtaacatAATTTCTTGCTTGATATTTAGGATTCAGGTTCACAATACTTTGCGCCTTACGGTGGCACCATGGAAGCAACAATATAGGTTTTACGCAGATTACCCTGATCATGTCAAAGTACAATTGCCTGCACTGTCTCCTACTATGGAAACAGGCACTATTGTTAGTTGGCAAAAAAAGGAAGGTGAGAGAAATAATcaatttagttattaattatatgtaattgataatagatcacattttttgtatttattgtctgtaggtgatAAGTTAAATGAAGGTGACTTATTAGCAGAAATTGAAACTGATAAAGCAACAATGGGTTTTGAGACTCCTGAAGAGGGGTACCTGGCAAAAATTCTTGTACCAGCAGGATCAAAAAATGTACCAATTGGCAAACTTGTTTGTATAATTGTTTCGGATGAAGGTAGTGTAGCTGCCTTCAAAGATTTCAAAGATGACTCTGCAGCTGCTCCACCTCCACCTGCTGCTGCACCAGCAGCACCGACTCCTGCACCATCCACTCCTCCTCCAAGTCCTGTAACACCACCAACACCAGCAGCTGCCAAATTACCTACATCTTCTGGTGATAGAATATATGCTAGTCCTTTAGCCAAACGTCTTGCTCTTGAAAAAGGCCTTAGTTTGCAAGTGAGTTTTAAATTTCTTGatgatctttttaaaaatttatataatttaattatgccatgagtagaaaataataattgattaataatattatactaagGTATTAAAAATAGGtaattttaattccatttctttttttacaggGTCTAAAGGGTTCTGGATTATATGGTTCCATAACATCTAAGGACTTAGGAGCTGCTGCCCCAGCTGCTGCTGTCCAGCCTGGAGTGGCAATGGGTGTTCCCGGAGGATTCGATGTTCCTGTATCCAATATACGAGCAGTAATTGCCAAACGTCTCCTGGAAAGTAAACAGACTATCccacattattatttatcaatagATATAAAAATGGATGCAGCTCTAGAAATGCGAAACCAATTTAACAAAATGTTAGAAAAGGACAAGGTAAAGATCAGTGTAAATGATATCATTATCAAAGGCATGGCAATGGCTTGCAAAAAAGTACCTGAAGGCAACAGTGCTTGGATGGGTGATGTTATTAGGCAGTAAGTACTTTGGTATTATTAATGATACATATATtgtttttacattgttataatACTTCTTTTAGGTACAATAATGTTGATGTAAGCGTAGCAGTTAGTACTGAGAATGGTCTCATTACACCAATAGTCTTCACTGCTGATGCAAAGGGTATAGTTCAGATTAGTAAAGATGTAAAAGCATTAGCTACAAAGGCAAGGGAAGGAAAATTACAGCCACAGGAATTCCAAGGTGGAACTATAACTGTATCTAATCTGGGAATGTTTGGTATTAAAAACTTCTCTGCCATTATAAATCCTCCCCAATCTATCATCCTTGCTGTTGGTACTACTGAAGCTAGACTAATACCTGCCAAGAACGAGAACGGGTAAGAATAATTATACCTATGTAATAAATTTGATCATTACCCATTGTGCATAATCACCTTATTGATTTTTAATGGAAGATACAGTTCACaactttttttcattattttttgctGTAGATTTACAACTGCCCAATATATGTCCGTCACTGCCAGTTGCGACCACCGTACCGTGGATGGTGCGGTAGGTGCTCAGTGGTTAGCTGCATTCAAGAGTTTCATGGAGAATCCTACAAACATGCTATTGTAGTAA includes the following:
- the LOC116435052 gene encoding uncharacterized protein LOC116435052 isoform X3 translates to MNNDTYEGEYKVQYGQFMIVKQGNGVYTTDDLDEYNGKWDDDAYAEDKIHIRYNNNAEFRGNIDSKGTMNGPGIYMFPDGSSLEANWLNNKPFTNIIYRESLGFKWVLESLSENMISFSPGNHFWDDMVFIQDTAHSTHNESTGSI
- the LOC116435052 gene encoding uncharacterized protein LOC116435052 isoform X1; translated protein: MNNDTYEGEYKVQYGQFMIVKQGCYFKKYFQWILLFICIRCTGNGVYTTDDLDEYNGKWDDDAYAEDKIHIRYNNNAEFRGNIDSKGTMNGPGIYMFPDGSSLEANWLNNKPFTNIIYRESLGFKWVLESLSENMISFSPGNHFWDDMVFIQDTAHSTHNESTGSI
- the LOC116435052 gene encoding uncharacterized protein LOC116435052 isoform X4, whose amino-acid sequence is MIVKQGNGVYTTDDLDEYNGKWDDDAYAEDKIHIRYNNNAEFRGNIDSKGTMNGPGIYMFPDGSSLEANWLNNKPFTNIIYRESLGFKWVLESLSENMISFSPGNHFWDDMVFIQDTAHSTHNESTGSI
- the LOC116435052 gene encoding uncharacterized protein LOC116435052 isoform X2, which produces MIVKQGCYFKKYFQWILLFICIRCTGNGVYTTDDLDEYNGKWDDDAYAEDKIHIRYNNNAEFRGNIDSKGTMNGPGIYMFPDGSSLEANWLNNKPFTNIIYRESLGFKWVLESLSENMISFSPGNHFWDDMVFIQDTAHSTHNESTGSI
- the muc gene encoding dihydrolipoamide S-acetyltransferase muc isoform X1, yielding MIRTTSGLRNELARAILRSTIRTNIVRSVVIRCLHRKHLQRIQVHNTLRLTVAPWKQQYRFYADYPDHVKVQLPALSPTMETGTIVSWQKKEGDKLNEGDLLAEIETDKATMGFETPEEGYLAKILVPAGSKNVPIGKLVCIIVSDEGSVAAFKDFKDDSAAAPPPPAAAPAAPTPAPSTPPPSPVTPPTPAAAKLPTSSGDRIYASPLAKRLALEKGLSLQGLKGSGLYGSITSKDLGAAAPAAAVQPGVAMGVPGGFDVPVSNIRAVIAKRLLESKQTIPHYYLSIDIKMDAALEMRNQFNKMLEKDKVKISVNDIIIKGMAMACKKVPEGNSAWMGDVIRQYNNVDVSVAVSTENGLITPIVFTADAKGIVQISKDVKALATKAREGKLQPQEFQGGTITVSNLGMFGIKNFSAIINPPQSIILAVGTTEARLIPAKNENGFTTAQYMSVTASCDHRTVDGAVGAQWLAAFKSFMENPTNMLL
- the muc gene encoding dihydrolipoamide S-acetyltransferase muc isoform X2, producing the protein MIRTTSGLRNELARAILRSTIRTNIVRSVVIRCLHRKHLQRIQVHNTLRLTVAPWKQQYRFYADYPDHVKVQLPALSPTMETGTIVSWQKKEGDKLNEGDLLAEIETDKATMGFETPEEGYLAKILVPAGSKNVPIGKLVCIIVSDEGSVAAFKDFKDDSAAAPPPPAAAPAAPTPAPSTPPPSPVTPPTPAAAKLPTSSGDRIYASPLAKRLALEKGLSLQGLKGSGLYGSITSKDLGAAAPAAAVQPGVAMGVPGGFDVPVSNIRAVIAKRLLESKQTIPHYYLSIDIKMDAALEMRNQFNKMLEKDKVKISVNDIIIKGMAMACKKVPEGNSAWMGDVIRQYNNVDVSVAVSTENGLITPIVFTADAKGIVQISKDVKALATKAREGKLQPQEFQGGTITVSNLGMFGIKNFSAIINPPQSIILAVGTTEARLIPAKNENGFTTAQYMSVTASCDHRTVDGAVGAQWLAAFKSFMENPTNMLL